The sequence GACCATAACTTTAATAAActtaatcattttcaaaatcaaaaattccagctTGGACCACTTTGGGAGGTTACTGATAGCAACGGAGAAACTTTCAACTTTGATCTTCCAGGCTTAGAGGTACAGTTTAATTGTAGTTATTACATTTGATTGACAATACGCATTTTAGAGTGTACCAACCGAAGATCTCGTCAAGCAGAACAGGAAATCGAGCAAGAACTAAGGAgcgatgaaaaatatttactcCTAAAACCCTCAAAGATTGTATTTTACGGATTAAAATCCGTAGTCCAACCTTATTCTCATTTAGAATCTCCTCCAAGCGGTCTAATTTCAAATACACACTTACTCATATTATGTACtcacaaaatgatttttttattatttagtCCAAATTTCCATCAATCCATTTTTATGCTCTCAACTCAGAATAACTGTGTCGAAAAGTTTTCCTCTCTATTCTTATTAAtacattttccatattttcgcGTTAAGTGGCGCAAGTGGGTTTTGTTTTGAGCTTTCGAGAATTTAAGCCAAAGTTTTATGTAGTAACTTgccaaattttaatcaaaatttgagctttttaaGAAACTTTTCACAAAGTCATATGAACAGTAgggtaaaaaattcaaaaccttCAACAGTGTTTTAGCACTATTTGTTTgatatttgacaattttcgctCTACAACACTTTaacaatttctttaaaaaacttctaTTGtgatttggattttgaaatgttattttctaggtttttttgCAGTAGAATTTGTAATTGCATTTGCTTCTTGCAATTGCTCCTTGAATTATCCAGTTTCAGTATCACTCACACCTTTTCTCCGTTACTCattttgtattaattttgatatttgtttACTACCATTTGTCTATCATGCATTTCtgaatccgatttttttgtttgaatgtTTACTGATTCAGCCAATAAACAAATCACAGTTAAACAATAAAAAGGAGTCAAAGATCTAAAAGTGCATGTGAAATTGGCATGAAGTTTGTGTAAAATGATgtgttatcatttttcaaatgtaattttttggcTTCAAACAAAAGTTTGAGATTGCTACTGAGTTTTATAATATGAATAATTGAATATCTAAAACATTTGTGTAATGTTTTCAAAGTGAGGAAAAAATCAAGGAACATGAAATGAAAAACGATGAATTCGTTTGACCACAATGATGGGTTTTGTTAATGTACCTCATAACGATTGCACTAGTTTGACTCACATTCAGTCTTACATAGCGAGCGTTTCAAAGTTGcgacttgaaaattgtttccagtGTCGTTAATAATGTGTGCATCGTTTTTCCACATTGTCACTGCTTCAAGGTTCCGGATAAAAACATTGCTAATTAATTGTgttgataaaataaatttatagaGTTTTCAACCTTGTTTATTCGtcaaagctttttttaaaattagtattCTAGATATACTGTCAGTGTTTGAAATTACTAGAAGCCCTCTCCCATTCGCCGAAAAAACGAGATGAGGTTCATCTAACTAGTCCATTCTAATTCCATGTGGTTGGATGCATTCTTAGCGCCGCCGTATAGGGCTCTTCTCTATGTCTCATTGTGCTCGCCCCCACTCATGTCAGCAAACAGTGTTGTCGTATAAGGAAGGCGAGCAATTGAGAGCCCGCCTCTCCTATCCTACCGTAGTTTTTGGGGGTGAAAAGAGGCAATTCAATTCATTTAATCTTGCCATCATGGCAATACCAtgtgaaaaattgctaaaCTCAAGCAGCATACAGTTATTGTTCAAGGCCCCTATGATGGGTTTGTACAACAACCTTCCAGCATTTCCATTTGCTATTGCAAATCCTTTTGTACACTTGGTAAATCAAATGATGCTAGCAAGAAAAATCCCACTGGTCCCAATGAAACAACATTCTTTATTATCGTTACGTGAGTTTGTCATAGTTTGTCGTGTGCTGATTTTATTCTCTTTTTGAAGCAATTGAATTATTCAAATGCCATGTATACTTTTCATTTACTATGTTTTCCATGATTTTCTAATCACTGACATTCTAttctataatttcaatttcgaacCTTCAGCTCATCCGCAACAAATATTAGCTTGCGCACATGACCATGGAGTGCTCTTGAACACATTTCAGTTGCCGACCGGATGCTTCACAACACTTGTGTGTTTCAAACCCGACGGCTTCAAAGCAGGAACCAATCTTGAGGTTTGTAAAATGATCACGTTGAATTATTTGTGAAGAAACTATCCTATATTAGATTTTGGAGTAAAGTTTGATGTGTTTAGCAAACAATTATGTCTTGACAACCCTTGTTGTGTTACAATATTCAGGGAAAACTTTAATTGCAAGGTTCGAGTGTCATCAACGGTAGTTTGAGAGACTAACcccgtttttttccaaaaatattaaaaattttctattgaagATACATATTAGGCAAATATGTTGTACCTTtagtaaacaaaaaataagattaTTGTAAGTCTGTGGTTGTTATTTTCCAGATGTTATCTCCTTATGACAATTCGGTAAAGTGAATCATAATGCGGGCTTGCAAAACGTTTGATGATCGGTATTTTACAGCAACAAATTTCTCAAACATATTCTGAACcaacatttttctagaattttagTCCAACCTAACAATAAGTTCatgatgttcaaaaatttcagagctcaCTAGAAAAACGCTCAAATGCGGTACATAAATGTAATTTTgtcttcaaaacttttccagatatgtgaagataatttttaagattcaATAGTTGGGAAAGTTTCattgcaaatttaaatttctgaactAGCTTTGAACTCTGAAGTTTCCACTAAAAATTCGTTTCATCATTAGAATACGCAGTAACCATGTTTTACAGTGTGGCGTCATTAACAGATAACATTCCAAACTGAAATATTgcagatatttttttcatttttaaaacaagcCCTTAATAGATATTTATTTCTACAAtttgtgttttaattttcagttgccTGATGCATGGTGGCGTTTCGCCAAGGAGAGTAGTCATTCGGCAAACATTGTACATTCAAAAGTAGTGACTGACATTGCATGTGGGGCCGAGATAGTCATCAGTCGAACACCAACAGAAGACAGAAAATCAGAAGTTGAAGAGCCTGAGATCATAGATGATGTGGCGAAGAAAAATGGTATTGTTTTGCAAATAAGAAGTtttgaataacaaaaaaagtattccAATGAAAATGTCATTGGAATTTCAATTATCTTGAGCTTTTCGTGGTTCAGCTCTAATCCAATTTGgagccagaaaaaaaacaaacagagAGAGATGATTAAAGGGATAGATCAACTTGCAGAGAACGTGTCAAATGGATTTTCATGTGAACGGTGTGGGAAAGTTTTCAGTTACGAGTACTACCGAGACAAGCACTTGAAGTACACAAGATGTGTGGATAATGGGAATCGAAAGTTCCCGTGCACTATTTGCAACAGGTAACGACAACTTCTTAAACACAAATCTTTTGGACAATTACAcaacatttgttttcaaatatcagATTTCCATAAATCCTGgacaaaatttatcttttttttgacCCAAGCTGACAAGTTGTCAGGATTGACGTTGTTTTTGGTTTCTTGAAACatctcaaaaatgattttagtAGGAGTAAAATCGAACTATCACTATTTCATTAGTGTAAACATTTACTGTGCTCTAAACTTAACGAGTCATTCTAACACAAATAGTGTCCTAAAGTCGAATTGTTGAATGGATAAGTAGCATTTAATACCGTAACCCTTCTTGAGCACATTTCAAGTGGACTCCCGTGCCATTCACATTTTACAGGTCTTTTGAAAAACGCGATCGACTGCGTATCCACATTCTTCACGTCCACGAGAACCACCGTCCTCATGTTTGCTCCGTGTGCCAAAAATCCTTCAGCCAGTCCAGTAGTCTGAATAAGGTTTGTAACACTTCAGTAGTTATGTGCCGGCAATATTaagcataaaaaatttccaaatatgagcatttggaaaaaattttctcatatGGAACTGAACAGAGAATAAacttaatatcaaaaaaaaaacaatgttgaTTCAAATGACTTGTAGAAACATCAATAGCAAAATTTACCGCATATTTGTTCTCTTGAACGTTTTTTGGCAATCTATTAGCAGTGAAAGCTTACTCGGCATTTggaggcaacttcctgccaaattatggcaacttcctgccaagtTTTGCTTGTTTCCAACTTCCTGCcatattttgccaacttcctgccaaattttggcaacatcCTGCCTGCATGTAGCATGCATGGCTTTGGCAACAGTCTGCCAACAGTCTGCCAAACTTCGGCATCAGCTTGCCAACAGCCTGCCAAACTTTTTGGCAACATTTACGGTAAACATGACGCACTGGCGTAATTCCGGAGCATCGGGTGCTTTACAGccgaacttcaaaattgaatttattcaaactttGCGGTGGAACTatcgaatttcgaattttaaaaaactaacagtGATAGAAATATTAGTAGATTATCATAAAATGAAAGCAAAGTGGGAATAAGAACGCATACTATACGAAAAACGAAGTAGGATAACTTCATGTCGTCGCGGCTTCTGAATTAATGTTGTAAAACATGTTGTTAAGAAAACCCGACTTGATAGAACGAGCTATGCGAAATTGTTTATTCTTTGAGAACAGTTACATCAACTTGCTTACAATAGTCCTTTACATCACCATGTTCTAGAATTACATGTTGGGCATTTCAGAGCTACTTATCTGTGTTTACCTCcttgaaactattttcttcaacatttttttacaagtttccaTTGGATTTCATATTTGAACAACTCTATTCTCCTTTATCTTGCGCGCGGGCATAGCTTAGAGGTTAAGGAATTGGGCTGACAGTCACAAGGAGAAGGTTCGGGATCTGGTAGGGCAGAAAAAGGGAAACATGACAGTGCAAGATGATATCCAGTCGATTGGactaattcaaaaagtaacgtttttttttctaattttacctTGTTCTGGTTGAATCATATGTATGctaaattcattttattgatccccttaatacaaaaataaccataatcagttgaaaaaaacgaaaaaagaatttttactGACAATACCtgggcaacttcctgccaacttcgtggcaacttcctgccaacaatttggcaacttattttagtggcactaaataagttgccaggttgttggcaggaagttgccaaaGAGTTGCAGGAAGTTGTCTCTGAATGCTGAGTAAGTTTTTCAACAATGTTTAAACTTTCCAGCACCTACGAGTTCACTCTGGTGAACGCCCGTATAAATGTTCATTCTGCCCAAAAGCTTTCACTGCATCTTCAATTCTGCGGACACATGTACGACAACACAGTGGTGAAAAACCATTCAAGGTGAGAAAGAGAACGATCTACGATTATGttgattttctttgaaagTTAATGAAAAAGTGTTAGAAAACAGAATAGTGATCCCTTTACAAGTGTTGTGTCTTATAGTAAACTTATGATATCTGGCGATATTAATTGATAAGTGCGAAAAAACCTAAAAAGGATATGAAAAGACAAAAGCTTCGAAAAGCCTACAAAACACTTTTATTGCACACATCAAATGGGATTGATAAGGTCAATCTTTTCAAACACcgaataaaatagaaaatgatacttgtgtattacatgccctcattttcaaattaagttgaattttcatcaatttcttaatttaaattaatcgtgttatacatttttcctCTTTAGGATTAAATAATgttatttcctaagcctaaaaaaacataaatgtGGTTCACGTTTTCATTGTtcataacttaaaaaatcacttttaaaatgagggcatgtaatacacaagtatcTAGAAAATGATTACTAACAAGTCacattagaaattgaaaaaaggcaGTCTGAAggcctgaaaaaataatcacaaCAATGAACTGCATTTATGAACCGTACCTAAAACTTACTGAAAATCCagttattttaatattctcaagatttttatttatttttcaacttggAAGGTTTTTACATCCATTTTTCAGTATACatcctttaatttttcatggtaaaaactcgaaaactacTTGAAACTTATAAAAATCGTAGTGTGTAGTCTTAGCCGAATGAAAAACGCCGACCGTCTAATTTGACACTGTCTTGTCTCTTGTCATACACTGAAATGATCAGTAACAAACGCTGACTAGTTTCTGCGAGGAGGCAAAACGAGGGCAAATGACAATGAATCTTCCATTGTCGTAACTTTTTCGCACGTCTTCTGAAACGATAACAAATTCGTCATCAGGTCAAACGAAGCTGAACAAGTCGGTGTttctaaaattggaaatgatgTTTAGACGGTCAATTTTGAGTGTGGAAGAAAACATGAATGATTGATTGGTTTAAGGTGATCTGATCGGGTCATCTTATTATCTTCCCATTATATTATCAGCCGACTTGTTGATCTGACATTTGCTAACGAAGATCAGAAAATCACGTAATCTTCTTAATCGAATAACTAGACAgcagaaaacaacaaaaaattgtttaagaGGATAAACTTTGAGgctcagattttaaaaatatcggtTCATTcagaataattaattttcaaaaatagcaaatCCCATTTGATCCAGCTAATAATAgcatagaattttttaaaaatctagaaagaAAGGCACATCAAAAcacatatttatttatttttcttggattattctctttggaaaattatatttgagtttaaaaatgtaataaagATAAAAGTATAAAAGCCCATGAAAACAaccaaattagaaaaatgaattattctcaaaattgtttgatatctcgtgtatatatatatatatatatatatatatataatttaattatttactAATTGTGAGTTATTCTTCGAGACAGTCTCAAACTTACTACTATAATAATATTTGATATTTGGCaaaatcactcaaaatccATAAACTTGATTAAGCAATTGTTGCAATATAGTCAACGCGTAGTCAAGACTTTGCTGAGAAAGCAAGTCGTAACCAAGtctgatacattttttgtcaattttttttcattggtTGGTAGGAGTCTGGttgaaaaagagcaagaatTCGATAAAGGATGATAGAAACATCTTGCTCACGGTTTGCCTAAACTGCACTCAAGACTTGGCAGaatttttattcacattttttttagctgaaGTTAAACAAAAAGATGTCGTTAGTTCCCAAGTATCAATATCACACTTTCTCACAACATTTTTCTACTGTTTCCGTATAGTATTGCCAGCAGTAGTGTGTTAGAACGGAATGTGTaattaattcaataaaaaacagtttaaaatgTTGCGACAAACAATGCATTTTCTAACTCAACTGGTGTGATgcctaatttattttttatacttcAACAAATTACGCAgtttagcaaaaattaaaagtatatACCTGAGTTTACCTTGgtcttttgattttcaagcCAATTCTAATGTATTCTAACTTTCAGTGTGCTCATTGTG comes from Caenorhabditis elegans chromosome X and encodes:
- the F47E1.20 gene encoding C2H2-type domain-containing protein (Confirmed by transcript evidence), encoding MAIPCEKLLNSSSIQLLFKAPMMGLYNNLPAFPFAIANPFVHLVNQMMLARKIPLVPMKQHSLLSLPHPQQILACAHDHGVLLNTFQLPTGCFTTLVCFKPDGFKAGTNLELPDAWWRFAKESSHSANIVHSKVVTDIACGAEIVISRTPTEDRKSEVEEPEIIDDVAKKNENVSNGFSCERCGKVFSYEYYRDKHLKYTRCVDNGNRKFPCTICNRSFEKRDRLRIHILHVHENHRPHVCSVCQKSFSQSSSLNKHLRVHSGERPYKCSFCPKAFTASSILRTHVRQHSGEKPFKCAHCGKAFASHAAHDSHVRRSHITVI